From a single Oreochromis niloticus isolate F11D_XX linkage group LG3, O_niloticus_UMD_NMBU, whole genome shotgun sequence genomic region:
- the LOC102081041 gene encoding gastrula zinc finger protein XlCGF26.1 has protein sequence MESMSKPRPIDDCNITQPIQASKDEPVVIPVEKTSTTMKQARRRQRIDSGNRSFTCDQCGKAFTRNSSLKQHQLIHTGLKPFSCDQCGKAFTHNASLKIHQLVHTGLKAFSCDQCGMSFSDNGNLKRHQLVHTGIKPFSCDQCGMSFAENSKLKRHQLVHTGIKPFSCDQCGRAFTQSGSLKKHQLVHTGFKPFSCDQCGMSFSDNGNLKRHQLVHTGIKPFSCDQCGQAFTHNSKLKKHQLIHTGLKAFSCDQCGMSFTQNGNLKQHQLAHTGFKPFSCDQCGRAFTQSGSLKKHQLIHTGFKPFSCDQCGRTFTQSGTLKKHQLIHTGFKPFSCDQCGKTFTENGNLKQHQLAHTGFKPFSCDQCGRTFTQSGSLKKHQLIHTGLKAFSCDQCGKTFTENGNLKKHQLIHTGLKQFSYNQCGKSFSQSKILKEHQLIHATDKPFTCDLCGKSFSRSKSLKDHLLIHTGIKSFVCGQCGKAFTQSKTLKDHQLIHTGIKPFSCDQCGKSFTRRRNLKEHHLLHIGVKPFTCDQCGKSFTRHRNLKEHQAIHTGIKPFVCCQCGKGFGRMDALTNHQLIHTAVN, from the coding sequence ATGGAAAGCATGTCGAAACCTCGGCCCATTGATGATTGCAACATAACCCAACCAATTCAAGCAAGTAAAGATGAACCTGTTGTGATCCCTGTGGAGAAGACTTCTACCACTATGAAGCAGGCCAGAAGACGACAGCGCATTGACAGTGGGAACAGAAGCTTTACATGCGATCAGTGTGGAAAGGCTTTTACTCGTAATAGCAGTTTAAAacaacatcagctcatccacactggattaaaaccattcagctgtgatcagtgtggaaaggcTTTCACTCACAATGCCAGCTTAAAAATACATCAACTCGTCCACACTGGATTAAAAgcattcagctgtgatcagtgtggaatgTCTTTTTCTGACAATGGCAACTTAAAAAGACATCAACTCGTTCACACTGGCAttaaaccattcagctgtgatcagtgtggaatgTCTTTTGCTGAGAATAGCAAGTTAAAAAGACATCAGCTTGTCCACACTGGCAttaaaccattcagctgtgatcagtgtggaaggGCTTTCACTCAGAGTGGcagcttaaaaaaacatcagctcgtccacactggatttaaaccattcagctgtgatcagtgtggaatgTCTTTTTCTGACAATGGCAACTTAAAAAGACATCAACTCGTTCACACTGGCATTAAACCATTCAGTTGCGATCAGTGTGGACAGGCTTTCACTCATAATAGcaagttaaaaaaacatcagctcatccacactggattaaaagcattcagctgtgatcagtgtggaatgTCTTTTACTCAAAATGGCAatttaaaacaacatcagcTCGCTCACACTGGATttaaaccattcagctgtgatcaaTGTGGCAGGGCTTTCACTCAGAGTGGcagcttaaaaaaacatcagctcatccacactggatttaaaccattcagctgtgatcaaTGTGGCAGGACTTTCACTCAAAGTGGCaccttaaaaaaacatcagctcatccacactggatttaaaccattcagctgtgatcagtgtggaaagactTTCACTGAGAATGGTAACTTAAAACAACATCAGCTCGCTCACACTGGATttaaaccattcagctgtgatcaaTGTGGCAGGACTTTCACTCAGAGTGGcagcttaaaaaaacatcagctcatccacactggattgAAAGCATttagctgtgatcagtgtggaaagactTTCACTGAGAATGGCAACTTAAAgaaacatcagctcatccacactggattgAAACAGTTTAGCTACaatcagtgtggaaagtctttttctcAGAGTAAGATCTTAAAAGAACATCAGCTCATCCATGCTACAGATAAACCATTCACCTGTGatctgtgtggaaagtcttttagtCGGAGTAAAAGCTTAAAGGATCATCTTCTCATCCACACTGGAATTAAATCATTTGTCTGTGGTCAGTGTGGAAAGGCTTTTACTCAgagtaaaactttaaaagatcatcagctcatccacactggaattaaaccattcagctgtgatcagtgtggaaaatCTTTTACTCGGCGTAGAAACTTAAAAGAGCATCATCTCCTCCACATTGGAGTTAAACCATTCAcgtgtgatcagtgtggaaagtcttttactcgACATAGAAACTTAAAAGAACATCAGGCCATCCACACTGGCATTAAACCATTTGTCTGTTGTCAGTGTGGAAAGGGTTTTGGTCGCATGGATGCTTTAACAAATCATCAACTAATCCACACTGcagttaattaa